In Thermoplasmata archaeon, a single genomic region encodes these proteins:
- a CDS encoding transketolase, with protein MDEIIKLKLKANEIRQSIIKMVYTAKSGHPGGSLSAADIITVLYFKEMNIDPQNPQWEDRDRFVLSKGHATPALYSALAMRGYFDIQELLKFRQIGSMLQGHPSMHVPGVDMATGSLGQGLSSAIGMALNARIYNKSYKVFAMIGDGECDEGSIWEAALFAASQKLSNLIVFLDRNMYQLDGSTENILKLGNLEQKWRAFDWNVLTIDGHDIEQIIEAVKQARNETNKPTMIVAHTVKGKGVSYMENTHAYHGKPPENEQEFRKAMEELEMERNKYEL; from the coding sequence ATGGATGAAATTATAAAACTGAAACTAAAAGCCAATGAGATCAGGCAAAGTATTATAAAGATGGTATATACTGCAAAATCAGGACATCCTGGCGGATCGCTGTCTGCAGCAGATATAATAACAGTTCTGTATTTCAAGGAGATGAACATAGATCCTCAGAATCCGCAGTGGGAAGACAGAGATAGGTTTGTACTGAGCAAAGGGCATGCAACACCTGCTCTCTATTCAGCATTAGCTATGCGTGGCTATTTTGACATACAAGAACTTTTAAAATTCAGGCAGATAGGGTCTATGTTGCAGGGACATCCATCAATGCATGTACCGGGCGTGGATATGGCTACAGGCTCTCTTGGGCAAGGATTGAGCTCTGCAATAGGAATGGCTTTAAATGCAAGAATATACAATAAAAGTTACAAGGTATTTGCTATGATCGGGGACGGAGAGTGTGATGAAGGAAGCATATGGGAAGCCGCATTATTTGCTGCATCACAAAAACTATCAAACCTGATAGTGTTTCTGGATAGAAATATGTATCAGCTGGATGGCAGCACTGAAAATATATTAAAGTTAGGCAATCTAGAACAAAAATGGAGAGCTTTTGACTGGAATGTGCTTACCATTGACGGGCATGATATAGAGCAGATAATCGAGGCGGTAAAACAGGCAAGAAACGAGACAAATAAACCCACGATGATAGTTGCACATACGGTAAAAGGCAAAGGTGTATCATATATGGAAAACACGCATGCATATCATGGCAAACCTCCTGAAAATGAGCAGGAGTTCAGAAAAGCTATGGAAGAGCTGGAAATGGAGCGTAATAAATATGAATTATAA
- a CDS encoding transketolase family protein, translated as MNYNSQRVVYGETLVELGEKYKKLVVLDADLSSSTQTNKFGKKFPDRFFNVGIQEQNMMGIASGLAASGNIVFASTFAVFAAGRAYDFVRQSICYPNLNVKIVATHAGITVGEDGASHQMIEDIGLMTSLPNMRVIAPADALETKRVIEQIADIYGPFYVRLSREKVPELTEKYSFELGKGYVVKDGADITVITTGILLNSAIIAAQIMKDRGIDVRVINMPTIKPIDRDIIIKAAKETNGIVTAEEHNIFNGLGSRVAEVVAEHYPTIVLRLGMNDQFAESGKSWDLMKKYKLSEEGIIDKIQKIMELKK; from the coding sequence ATGAATTATAATTCGCAGAGGGTAGTTTACGGCGAGACGTTGGTAGAGCTGGGTGAAAAATATAAGAAACTGGTAGTACTGGATGCTGACCTTTCAAGCTCTACGCAGACCAATAAATTTGGAAAGAAGTTTCCAGACCGATTTTTTAATGTGGGAATACAGGAACAGAACATGATGGGCATTGCCTCAGGCTTGGCTGCATCTGGAAACATTGTTTTTGCGAGCACTTTCGCAGTGTTCGCTGCTGGCAGAGCATATGATTTTGTGAGGCAGAGCATCTGTTATCCGAACCTTAATGTCAAGATAGTTGCCACACATGCAGGCATAACGGTTGGCGAAGATGGAGCATCACACCAGATGATCGAAGATATCGGGCTGATGACCAGTCTGCCGAACATGCGCGTAATTGCGCCGGCTGACGCATTGGAAACCAAGCGTGTAATAGAGCAGATTGCAGACATTTACGGGCCATTTTATGTGAGGTTAAGCAGAGAAAAAGTGCCGGAATTGACTGAAAAATACAGTTTTGAGCTTGGAAAAGGGTATGTGGTAAAAGATGGAGCTGACATTACTGTAATCACCACCGGAATATTGTTGAACAGTGCCATTATTGCAGCACAGATTATGAAAGACAGAGGCATAGATGTGAGAGTGATCAACATGCCTACGATCAAGCCTATCGATAGAGATATTATAATCAAGGCTGCAAAAGAAACTAACGGAATAGTTACTGCTGAAGAGCACAACATTTTTAACGGGCTAGGGTCCCGTGTAGCTGAAGTGGTGGCTGAACATTATCCAACCATAGTATTAAGACTGGGAATGAACGATCAGTTTGCAGAGTCTGGAAAGAGCTGGGACCTGATGAAAAAATATAAATTAAGTGAAGAGGGAATAATAGATAAAATACAAAAAATAATGGAGCTGAAAAAATGA
- the fsa gene encoding fructose-6-phosphate aldolase, with translation MKIFLDTANLKEIETGVEWGIIDGVTTNPSLAAKEADKLNFNDLVKKILSMVNGPVSLEVLSLESGKMVEEAKKLAKLGKNVVVKVPITAEGVKAIKILSGLGIKTNATLIFTPIQALLAAKAGANYVSPFVGRLDDIGEDGMHVVEDIRTIFDNYNMKTEIIVASVRHPIHVYQSALIGADIVTLPFNVLEKLFKHPKTDEGIQRFLEDWKKVKL, from the coding sequence ATGAAAATATTTTTGGATACTGCGAATTTGAAAGAGATAGAGACAGGCGTAGAATGGGGCATTATAGATGGAGTAACTACAAATCCATCATTAGCAGCTAAAGAAGCAGATAAGCTTAACTTTAATGATCTAGTTAAAAAAATACTGAGCATGGTCAACGGGCCAGTAAGTCTGGAAGTGTTATCTCTAGAATCTGGAAAGATGGTAGAAGAGGCAAAAAAGTTGGCTAAACTTGGAAAAAACGTAGTAGTCAAAGTTCCGATCACCGCAGAAGGTGTCAAAGCGATAAAGATATTGTCAGGCTTGGGAATCAAGACCAATGCGACACTGATATTCACACCCATACAAGCACTATTGGCAGCAAAGGCAGGAGCTAATTATGTATCTCCATTCGTAGGCAGACTTGACGATATTGGAGAAGATGGTATGCACGTGGTTGAAGATATTAGAACGATATTTGATAATTATAATATGAAAACAGAGATCATTGTAGCAAGTGTAAGGCACCCTATTCATGTATATCAGTCTGCGTTGATTGGAGCAGACATAGTAACTTTACCGTTCAATGTGCTGGAAAAACTGTTCAAGCATCCAAAAACAGATGAAGGAATACAGCGATTTTTAGAAGACTGGAAAAAAGTAAAACTATAA